TTGCAGCCTGCGAATCTCTTTCCCCCATTGCAGAGACTGCTCCTCGAAACTTTCATAGGTGATATTGCTGATTTCCTCGAATGTATCATGGATGGGTACATTCGCCTGACTGCGACCTGATGTGGTCCCCGAACTGTTTGCATTTGTCTGCCCTCGCGCAGTGGAGGAGGTTCTGCCGTCACCTTTCGATTTTGTCGGACGATACATGTCGGGGGGAATGGACTCACCTTGGGATTGATTAAAACCGGTCGCATTCTGTTCCATCTGGGCGGCAGAATGTGTGCTGGTATGGGATTCACTTTCGAGCCACTCTTTGCGGTAACCCACGATCAACTGTTTTTTACTTTTTAAAACTTCTTTGATTTTCTGAGCATCAAAGGTCAGTTTGGTGAGTTCATCGGCGATGATGTCCGCATCCCTGGCATTGTTGGCGAACATCAGGCGACTGCGGGCTTGCCAGATCATCTGAGTCAAATCCACGTCTTCCCGTTCCAACTGTGAGAACGATTGGTGTGCCAGAATCAGCCGCAGCCCCATCTGCCTGACCGTCGGCAGTGCATCTTCAATATCAACGGAGACATATTTCTGAAATTCATCCATCACAACATAGGTCGGATCAACGGCCTGTTTTCCCTCCTTGGTAGAAAGTCGGCTGGCGGTCTCCACAATTTCATTGAGGGCTAAGGCTCCGATGGTGTCGGCCACAAATCCGGGAATTTTTCCGTACTTGCCAAGATTGAGGACCACAATCTTCCGTTCCTGAATGAACCGCTGGCAATCAAACAGGCTGTGTGTGGAACCAAACATCCGTCTGAGATTGGTTGATTCAAAAAAAGGATCCAGCCGGTTGCGCGTCGATTCCAGAATCCGGACAGCCTCATTCCCCCGCGCTCTGAGAATTTCTCCCCAATGCGCGCGAATATCGCCTGGAATATGCGAAAGAATCGCGTCATGTTCCTGCGTGCCGGGATGCAACAGATATTTACACATGGCAATCGGCAGTCCCATCATCGCGGCCGCACAAAACGCTTTGTACGTCCATTGCAACAAACGGGGTTGCTGCGAAACATCCTGAGCGGCCCAGGCGCGGAGGACGATATCGACCGAACGCATCGTCTGGTAATACCGATTCGCTTCGGAAGTATGCGAGAGGGGATTGAAGGGCATGATGATATCTTCTCGGGCGGGCTCGATATAAACCAGGCGATCTCGCACATGCTGCGGGCAGAGCCGTTCATTGACCATCCAACCCAATAAATCCCGCGACAGATTTCCCATGGGATCAATCAGAAAGAGCGCAGACATCTCCGAACGCGTCTGCATCAAGAGCGGCCGCAGTAAAGTCTGGATGGCCGTTGACTTGCCTGAACCAGTGGCACCAATCAGATGAAAATGCGTGCGAAACTGATCCGGATCGAGATGGATGTTTTGATTTGTATTGTTATCAGTGCCAAGAAAAATCGGATTCATGATGATAAAAACTCCCTGATCGCACGGTCTTCCTGTAAATTGAGAGAACTGAGGAAGGACTGTCTGGTTTGGTCATCGTAATTGAGTGAATCGATCTCTTGTTTCTGTTCCTGAAAATATTCCGCAATCTCATTCAGGCTGGCGAACTTCTGTTTGTTGCCCGTCGTTTGTTCTAGTGAGGACGCAATCATCTCTTCGAGCAGTTTTCCACGCTGTTCCACGATTTCGATTGGGAAACCGTCGGACAGATATTGTTCAAAGTATTCTGCCAACCGTTCACGGGGAAAACGTGTCAGCAATGCCGGGGCATGCTGGTCGTACAAGAGTTGACAACTCAAACGGATTTCTTCACGCTGGAGCTGTTCGGCGTTCCGTTGTGCTTCCGCCTGCTGCTGTTCCTGTTGTTGCCGCTCTCGTTCGGGAGCCGTGCGTTCCCATTCATCCTGTTCCTGCCGTCTACGCTCTTTCTCTTCTCGCTCCCTTTGTTTCTGTCCTCTGTTGTATTGCCATCGCGTGACAGCGGTTTGCCATGATCGATTCAATCGACCTAAAGGAGCGAAGAGTAAATCCAGTGCTGAAAGTGCAATCCAACTCATGCCCAGTGCCATCCCGGCCAGTATCAAACCGCGTAACACAATTGCCAGCAATGTCGTGGTATCGTAAATTCCGTTCCAGGAGGCCTCAAAAAGCACATAAGCTGTCAGCGTAAGTAAAGAGAGCCTGAAACCCCATTTTTTGAGTTGCAGATTATGGGCGATCGCCACCTGCCCTACATAATACAACACGGCGACGATGAAAATCAGAGGCAGCGTTTCACCTTGTTCAATGAGTTCCATGAGAGACGACATGCTTCACCAAGTTTCATTCAGAAAACAGTCCTTTAAAAAAAACTTATCCAGACTAGTGGAGTGTCATTTTTGAATTTTGGGGTGATCGAGACCACGGGAGTGCGACAACGGAGCACGTAAACAACACTCCCAGCCCTCAATTCCAAGCTTGACAAAGCACTAGGGTTCTCGAATCGGCTTTTTCTCATAAAAATGGACTAAATTCTGTAACAGTTGTGGCTTTAGTGTTTCAGAAGCCAGTTCGACCGCTTTCTTCTGCCATTTGATGGCAGAACTGAAATCACCGGTCTCCGCATAAGCGGCAGCTAACGTATCCAGTATGTAAGCTTTTTCATATTTCGTCAGTTCACAGGCCTTCTTCGCCAAAGTGACTGCTTCCGAACCATTGCGCGACGAGGCCACCGGGCAAGTGGCACGCAGCCATGCCAGAGAGTTGTAAGCTGGTGCATAACTCGATGACAGCTTAATCACTTTGTTATACTCAGCCGCTGCTTTTTCATATTCTTTGTTTTGATCGTAGTTTTTGGCCTGGTCCCAATGGAAGGCGGCCGGATTCTTGCTGCCAGTATCATTTCCATTCTGGCCGTTAACGGGAATTTTAGCTGCCATCCGTTTAATGACAGTCGGCCGAAATTGAAATCCGGGAGGGGGTGTATTTTTTAATTGACTCAGATAGCGTTGTTCCAGAGCTTTCAACTCACCGGGGCCAGCATAGACCTGACCGTGATGCAAACTGAATGTGTCGGCCGAGTCATGGTCACCTAGAGACCAAGGGTAAGTGCGTTGAGGTAAACTAAAGAGTCCTGCCGAATCATATTTTGCAATCTTCTTTCCCCATGAATTTACATAATCGAGGGATTCCACATACATGGTGATGTATTCGGGAACTTGGTGATCTTCCAAAGGAATCTCCAGATTGAGGGCAGCTTTCTCTTCAAACGTATCAAGGTTCCATTTGATACGACTTCCCGCAAGCACTCCCTTGTAAACACGGCTTCCCACAAGACAGAGCATTTGCACATCCTGGTCCTGATACTTATTTGAATAAAAAGTATACGTCCCCTTGACGGCACGATATTTGGTGACTCCCTTGGAATTCCCAAACGCAGACAACAACCAGGCGGTCCCTGAGTCCCATTGACCTCCCGAGTGTAGAGCAAACACGCAGTATTTGGGACTTTCAGGAGTGTACCTGCTTGTGTCGTAGCTCCACCCATAAAAGTCGTTCCGAAAATAGTCGGCATTCAACACCTTCTTGGGGAACCGGGCCGCGACTTGTTTCCATTGATCTCGAGAGACAAAACCCGGAGGTGAGGTTTTGACGAGGCTCTGCAGCATATTGGAAAGCTTGACCGCTGGTTGCATGTCGAGAATCTTCCCCACAGAAAGATGTGTATTCACACTTTTAAGATAGTCTGAGTCGCCTGTGACGAATTTTCCTTCCCCATTAATCCAGTTCCCCGAGACCGCTGTCGCCACAAATCCTTCCGAAGATGTATCGAGTTCCAGTTGGATGGAGTATAAGGCATCAATGGTGGTTGGGTTGTCAAGATACGAATAATCTCGACACCACCACAAAGTGCGCGCAGGTCCTACCATCGGTTTAAAACAACGCGTGAAACTGATTCGGAGTCGATCAGGTCGGGAAAGCGTATACTTCCCAGAAAATGCAGCGGGGTTAAAACGATCGGCTGAGTCATGCGTTTTAAAATACCAGACAACACCCCGGTCTTTGGAAGCCATGGGGCGAAAGGCCAGAAAGTGCTTCCCATCCACGGAAGTCCAATCACTTTGTGTCAGGTCCGGAACAGCCAGAAGTGACGAAATCAATAATAATGCTTGCATGAGAACATTTCCTTTCTGGGACTAAGCGAGATCATTAAGTCGAGTATTGACAGACTCTTGGATAATCAGCTAGATCCAGTCTCTTTGAAGTCGAGACCGTGGAATTAGTTCACTATGATTAATGTTCAAAACAGCACTTATTGTCTGTGTTTAGTATTGAGTCATCATTTGAGAAATTCAACCCTGGTCTGGTCAAATGTAGTGAATTGTGGAAAAACGATTCCAACACCAAACGGCTTATTGAGGCCCGTATTTCGCTTTTAAATCCTGTTCGATCTGAGATTGTTGCTCGGTGATTTCTTCGATCCTGATGCAA
The sequence above is a segment of the Gimesia algae genome. Coding sequences within it:
- a CDS encoding type IV secretory system conjugative DNA transfer family protein, whose translation is MNPIFLGTDNNTNQNIHLDPDQFRTHFHLIGATGSGKSTAIQTLLRPLLMQTRSEMSALFLIDPMGNLSRDLLGWMVNERLCPQHVRDRLVYIEPAREDIIMPFNPLSHTSEANRYYQTMRSVDIVLRAWAAQDVSQQPRLLQWTYKAFCAAAMMGLPIAMCKYLLHPGTQEHDAILSHIPGDIRAHWGEILRARGNEAVRILESTRNRLDPFFESTNLRRMFGSTHSLFDCQRFIQERKIVVLNLGKYGKIPGFVADTIGALALNEIVETASRLSTKEGKQAVDPTYVVMDEFQKYVSVDIEDALPTVRQMGLRLILAHQSFSQLEREDVDLTQMIWQARSRLMFANNARDADIIADELTKLTFDAQKIKEVLKSKKQLIVGYRKEWLESESHTSTHSAAQMEQNATGFNQSQGESIPPDMYRPTKSKGDGRTSSTARGQTNANSSGTTSGRSQANVPIHDTFEEISNITYESFEEQSLQWGKEIRRLQTGEAFGMFAGDSDVHFVNVDHLPLYESPQLRDAVDALIEQNFESEFFISAAEADRETERYRQQLLQGSPLLLPQGDYSLGSDETVVEADKSSDPFG